ATGTGTCTGTCGATTGTCGGACACGAGGCGAAGGTTCTTGTACTGAGAGTCGGTACCGAACGGGTATGAGCAAGATCACCTTCCGTGCCGACGACGACCTCGTCGAGCGGCTGGAAGCGTGTGACGCCTCGAAAAGCGAGGTGATGCGGGAAGCCCTTCGGACGCACCTCGACGGCGCCGTCGACGAGGATGTCGACGCGTCGGACGAGACGGTCGACGCCGCGCTGGCCGATCGGGTCGACGAACTCATCGCCGAGCGACTCGATGTCGCGTTAGACGAGCGGCTCGGCGATCCGCAGGCGTATTCGGGGACACCTTCGACGGCGTATACGCCCGGAAACGCCGGCGAGATCAACGTAAACGTCACTCTCGACGCTCCGGGCGCCGCGGAGGACGACGCCCGCGTCACACGTGAGACGACGGCGAACGCCGAGCCGACGACGCGTAAGACGCCGACCGATCCGGACGTGCAAACGCCCGAAAACGCCTGCGGCGGATGTGGCGAAAACGTGCCCGGAGACCACGTTTACTGCCCGAATTGCGGCACGAAGCAGTCGCACCGAGCGTTCTGTGAGTGCGGCGACGAGCTCCGAACCGACTGGGCGTTCTGTCCCGGTTGCGGGCGTCGGACCCCCGCCGCCGACGTTTTGAAAGATCGATAACCGACTCTCGACCGCCGTATACGCCCGAATTCCGGCGTTTTCACGCTCTGTCTTACATCCACCGATACTTTTATATTAGTTGCCTCAGTGACTACAACTGCGTAAGACGGTCGTCTTACA
This genomic window from Halorubrum sp. PV6 contains:
- a CDS encoding zinc ribbon domain-containing protein is translated as MSKITFRADDDLVERLEACDASKSEVMREALRTHLDGAVDEDVDASDETVDAALADRVDELIAERLDVALDERLGDPQAYSGTPSTAYTPGNAGEINVNVTLDAPGAAEDDARVTRETTANAEPTTRKTPTDPDVQTPENACGGCGENVPGDHVYCPNCGTKQSHRAFCECGDELRTDWAFCPGCGRRTPAADVLKDR